From one Salmo salar chromosome ssa09, Ssal_v3.1, whole genome shotgun sequence genomic stretch:
- the fbln4 gene encoding fibulin 4 precursor, producing MQGVCAAILCVSVFLRSAISQPPTESDTYTECTDGYQWDPQTHHCKDINECETVLEACKGEMKCFNHYGGYLCLPRSASVIPAPDPPSQPGTNLESTAREPFNPCPLGYEPQGDSCVDVNECERDEHDCQPSQQCINIPGAFICQCPEGYRKVGTECIDIDECRYRYCQHRCVNVPGSFSCQCEPGFQLAGNNRSCIDVNECDMGAPCQQRCYNTYGTFLCRCDLGYELGPDGFACNDIDECSYSSYLCQFQCVNEPGKFSCQCPEGYQLLGTRLCQDINECETGEHQCTEGQTCVNIYGASQCVDTNRCQSPYVQVSDNRCVCPVTKPACRDLPFSIVQRYMSITSERSVPSDIFQIQATSVYPGAYNTFRIRSGDHDGDFYIRQINNISAMLVLARAVTGPQEYTLDLEMVSVNPLLSYQTSSALRLSVYVGPYAF from the exons ATGCAGGGCGTGTGTGCGGcgatcctgtgtgtgtctgtgttcctcCGCAGTGCTATTTCACAGCCACCTACAGAAAGTGACACTTACACG GAATGCACAGATGGGTATCAATGGGATCCTCAGACTCACCACTGCAAAG ACATAAACGAGTGTGAGACCGTTCTGGAGGCCTGTAAGGGGGAGATGAAGTGCTTCAACCACTACGGGGGCTACCTGTGCCTTCCCCGTTCTGCCTCGgtcatcccagccccagaccCCCCCAGCCAGCCTGGGACCAACCTGGAGAGCACCGCCAGAGAGCCCTTCAACCCCTGTCCTCTGGGCTATGAGCCCCAGGGAGACAGCTGTGTgg ATGTGAatgagtgtgagagagatgaACACGACTGCCAGCCCAGCCAGCAGTGCATCAACATTCCGGGAGCCTTTATCTGCCAGTGTCCTGAGGGTTACCGTAAGGTTGGCACCGAGTGCATCG ACATTGACGAGTGCAGATACAGGTACTGTCAGCATCGCTGTGTCAACGTCCCCGGCTCCTTCTCCTGTCAGTGTGAACCAGGCTTCCAGCTGGCCGGCAACAACCGCTCCTGTATTG aTGTGAATGAGTGTGACATGGGCGCCCCCTGTCAGCAGCGGTGTTATAACACCTACGGTACCTTCCTCTGTCGCTGTGACTTGGGCTACGAGCTTGGGCCTGACGGCTTTGCCTGCAATG ACATAGACGAGTGCAGCTACTCTAGTTACCTGTGTCAGTTCCAGTGTGTCAATGAGCCCGGGAAGTTCTCCTGTCAGTGCCCAGAAGGCTACCAGCTGCTGGGCACTCGACTATGCCAGG atATAAATGAGTGTGAGACCGGAGAGCACCAGTGTACTGAAGGACAGACCTGTGTGAATATCTACGGTGCCAGTCAGTGTGTGGACACCAACCGTTGCCAGAGTCCTTACGTCCAAGTATCTGACAA TCGCTGTGTTTGTCCTGTGACCAAGCCAGCCTGTCGAGACCTACCCTTCTCTATCGTCCAGCGTTACATGAGCATCACGTCGGAACGCTCCGTCCCGTCAGACATCTTCCAGATACAGGCCACCAGCGTCTACCCTGGAGCCTACAACACCTTCCGTATCCGCTCTGGAGACCACGACGGAGACTTCTACATCAGA caaATCAACAACATCAGCGCCATGCTGGTTTTAGCCCGGGCTGTGACGGGGCCCCAGGAGTACACACTGGACCTGGAGATGGTGTCAGTCAACCCCCTCCTGAGCTACCAGACCAGCTCGGCTCTGCGACTTTCAGTCTACGTAGGACCTTATGCATtctag